A window from Sphingobacterium hotanense encodes these proteins:
- a CDS encoding ATP-binding protein — MGNRIRILLLILTVLFLTTAITINNIVTKEDMLELDTRTLSNNLHRSEELVDQFFADSSMMKAFQNVEIYPTQALDITKKIGAKERIFFFVYKNHQPIFWSTNLFVPVNDLGFQSDVNYIKEDNRHLVVKKKVLSDNSSLLAIIPIKADFPFTNQYLENIFNVTLLKSDNLAIADYTDTENIKNIYSNNGSYLFSVKLSEGKHDNIFINIQFICWIFASLCFLIFVHNVSYMTAKNGRPWLSIAFFALILMLTRYVDLKTNWLASQSSLGLFNPKYYAFSPILPNLWAFLMTTFFVIWFVFYVRSVMGFLKFPETWKKPTLSGLIALASILSIYFVSNLLFYHLSTLITNSSQVSLDFTQLLSFDTYSWINTLIFCVNMVILLYFIDTIVGFLKNILPNTTSFLNLQLIALVTAIILNAIIIGENTFFNIFLAGVIMLRAYSNMRMSLNLPTFILTLVFLAFMATSVYMRSVHDKVEQEMKVTLGQLEAEDDFNALALFVDLEKDILKDEQLKQLFTISLPNTQTDIINQYLKTHYFSGYLSKFEFNSYYYYDQRPLEHYNSDKIEEYREKVINNSTKVPQTQNFYRVRSELGTHEYFLQFEIPIVRNGKEDLVQVYLNFKNKAFNASLNYPVILADSRSEFINKHKQLASSFALYRDGYLVTQNGSFTYPNRDDNFASKIGQYTNNENYNGYFHVIYRPDNHTSLVVSTPQLNFWQSIAIFSFLFLSLYTFFLFFNFIRYVSTTVTRRAFNFNSVKYHFKLLVNRVQYSTRIQTMIVGVVIFAIVISGLITFISISYQLEKDSVEQRQKYILDVVNKIESLMQESPNLDENRFEEILQKLSETSVTDFNLYDKNGKLRYTSQPRIYDMELISTYINPTAFNNLNIRKKTDLFLKEKLVKFEYNSSFAAIRNNDYNTVLFLNIPYFTTAEQENASQNLLLNTLLNIYTIIILAFGFFTVLVANSITKPLSLIGRKLSETIFSNKPNEPLYWERDDEIGALIKEYNYMIVKLEENAKQLMNAEREYAWREMAKQIAHEIKNPLTPMKLGIQQLSRSYREGDPRFEERFYKFSNSFIEQINSLSKIATEFSNFAKLPDTNLTKINIIEKINKSANVYHNTHNTYIKVINNTDQENIYVLGDKDQLLRTFNNLLKNSLEASITRKKHLISVLVDYADEKHVRILLKDNGLGIPSELVPKIFQPNFTTKSSGTGLGLAFVKKTVESMKGQISFTTFEGIGTTFTIILPLYNEEMLEG, encoded by the coding sequence ATGGGTAATAGAATACGAATTCTTCTACTGATTCTAACAGTTTTATTCTTAACGACGGCTATCACGATTAACAATATCGTCACCAAGGAAGATATGTTGGAATTAGATACCCGCACGCTCTCCAACAACCTACACCGTTCGGAAGAACTGGTAGACCAGTTTTTTGCAGACTCCAGCATGATGAAAGCTTTTCAAAATGTGGAGATCTACCCTACACAAGCATTAGATATCACTAAAAAGATTGGAGCAAAAGAGCGGATCTTTTTTTTCGTTTATAAGAACCATCAGCCCATCTTCTGGAGTACAAACCTATTTGTTCCAGTCAATGACCTCGGCTTTCAATCGGACGTTAATTATATAAAAGAAGATAACCGGCATCTGGTCGTTAAGAAGAAAGTGCTTTCAGATAACAGCTCCCTATTGGCGATTATCCCCATAAAAGCTGATTTTCCATTTACAAACCAGTATTTAGAAAATATCTTCAATGTGACTTTATTGAAGTCTGACAACCTTGCCATTGCGGATTATACGGATACCGAAAACATCAAGAATATATATAGCAACAACGGATCTTATTTGTTTTCTGTAAAGCTGAGCGAAGGTAAACATGATAACATCTTCATCAACATACAGTTCATCTGTTGGATATTCGCGTCCTTATGCTTTCTGATTTTTGTTCACAACGTTAGTTATATGACTGCTAAGAATGGTCGACCATGGCTGTCGATAGCATTCTTTGCCTTAATTTTAATGTTGACTCGCTACGTTGATTTAAAAACCAACTGGCTTGCCTCTCAATCCAGCTTAGGGTTATTTAATCCAAAGTATTATGCATTTAGTCCGATCCTTCCGAATCTTTGGGCCTTCCTGATGACGACCTTTTTCGTCATCTGGTTTGTGTTCTATGTTCGATCAGTTATGGGCTTCTTAAAATTCCCCGAGACTTGGAAGAAACCAACCCTATCGGGATTGATCGCATTAGCGTCAATATTGAGCATCTATTTCGTTTCGAACCTACTCTTCTACCACTTATCGACATTAATAACAAATAGCTCACAAGTAAGCCTCGACTTCACACAGCTCTTATCGTTTGACACCTACAGTTGGATCAACACATTGATCTTTTGTGTCAATATGGTCATCCTGCTATATTTCATTGATACGATCGTTGGGTTTCTCAAAAACATCCTACCCAATACGACCTCTTTCTTAAATCTGCAGCTGATTGCTTTAGTAACGGCCATTATCCTGAATGCCATTATTATCGGTGAAAATACTTTCTTCAATATATTCCTAGCGGGCGTTATCATGTTGAGAGCATATAGCAATATGCGCATGAGCCTCAACCTACCGACCTTTATCCTAACGTTGGTTTTCCTAGCCTTCATGGCGACGTCCGTATATATGCGCAGTGTGCATGATAAGGTGGAACAGGAAATGAAAGTGACACTAGGACAATTGGAAGCCGAAGACGACTTTAATGCCCTTGCCCTATTCGTAGATCTTGAAAAAGATATTTTAAAAGATGAGCAACTAAAACAGTTGTTCACCATCAGTCTCCCGAATACGCAGACTGATATCATCAACCAATACCTCAAAACACATTACTTCAGTGGCTATCTGTCTAAATTTGAATTCAATAGTTATTACTACTACGATCAAAGACCACTCGAGCATTATAACTCAGATAAGATAGAGGAATACCGTGAAAAGGTAATCAACAACTCAACGAAAGTACCACAGACGCAGAACTTCTATCGAGTAAGAAGTGAATTAGGGACGCACGAATATTTCCTACAGTTTGAAATACCTATCGTTCGTAATGGCAAGGAAGACCTGGTGCAGGTTTATCTGAACTTCAAGAATAAAGCCTTCAACGCTTCATTGAATTACCCTGTTATTTTAGCCGACAGTCGTTCCGAGTTCATCAACAAACACAAGCAGCTTGCCTCATCCTTCGCCCTGTATCGCGACGGATACTTAGTGACGCAGAATGGTTCATTTACCTATCCGAATAGAGACGATAACTTTGCTAGCAAAATTGGCCAATACACCAATAATGAAAACTACAATGGCTATTTCCACGTCATCTATCGACCAGACAACCATACCAGTTTAGTGGTAAGTACGCCTCAGTTAAACTTCTGGCAGTCTATCGCTATCTTTTCATTCTTATTCCTGAGTCTTTACACCTTCTTCCTATTCTTTAATTTTATTCGCTATGTAAGTACCACGGTCACACGCCGAGCATTTAACTTCAACAGCGTTAAATACCACTTCAAACTTCTGGTAAACCGGGTTCAATATAGTACCCGTATTCAAACCATGATTGTCGGCGTGGTAATATTTGCTATTGTCATCTCCGGTTTGATTACGTTTATCAGTATCTCCTACCAGCTAGAAAAGGATTCTGTAGAGCAACGCCAGAAATATATTCTCGATGTTGTCAATAAGATTGAAAGTCTAATGCAGGAGTCACCGAACCTCGATGAAAACCGTTTTGAAGAAATCTTGCAAAAGCTGTCCGAAACTTCGGTAACAGACTTCAACTTATACGATAAGAACGGAAAGCTTCGATACACTTCACAGCCGCGAATTTACGATATGGAGCTTATCTCCACCTATATCAATCCGACAGCTTTCAATAACCTGAACATCCGCAAGAAGACAGATTTATTCTTGAAAGAGAAGCTTGTCAAGTTCGAATATAATTCAAGCTTTGCAGCTATCAGAAATAATGACTACAACACGGTCCTCTTTCTGAATATCCCGTATTTTACGACGGCAGAACAAGAAAATGCCAGCCAGAACTTACTTCTTAACACCTTATTGAACATCTATACCATCATCATCTTGGCGTTTGGATTCTTTACGGTTCTAGTAGCTAATTCAATTACTAAACCATTGAGTTTAATCGGTAGAAAGCTATCAGAAACTATCTTCAGCAATAAGCCTAACGAGCCGCTCTATTGGGAGAGAGACGATGAGATCGGCGCCTTGATCAAGGAGTACAATTACATGATTGTTAAGTTGGAGGAAAATGCGAAGCAATTGATGAATGCGGAACGTGAATATGCATGGCGAGAGATGGCCAAACAGATCGCCCACGAAATCAAGAACCCGTTAACACCAATGAAGCTGGGCATACAGCAACTTTCTCGAAGTTACCGAGAAGGCGACCCTCGTTTTGAAGAAAGATTCTACAAGTTCTCTAATTCATTCATTGAGCAAATCAACAGCTTATCGAAAATAGCAACCGAATTCTCGAATTTTGCAAAACTCCCGGATACCAACCTGACAAAAATCAATATTATTGAGAAAATCAATAAATCGGCGAATGTGTACCACAATACGCATAATACTTATATCAAAGTAATCAACAATACTGATCAGGAAAACATCTACGTATTGGGCGATAAGGATCAGTTGCTAAGAACCTTCAACAACCTACTGAAAAACTCATTAGAGGC